Sequence from the Candidatus Neomarinimicrobiota bacterium genome:
GCATCACGGTCGTCCCAACAGATACGCAAAATGTGCCCGATAGCGGTCCCTCTGTCGCCAGTCGAAATGTCGTCATGACCGGTAATGCGATCCAGGATGCCGCTTCCAAGCTTTTGCCCATGTTGAAATCGGCGGCGGCGGAGTTGTTGGAGTGCAGCATCGAAGATATCATCATAGGCCAGGACGTTGCGCGGGATAGGAGCACCGCTAACTCCATCAACTTCACCAATCTTGCGGAGCATCTGTTTATGACAAACAGGCCCATGGACATGACCGGCTGGTGGCATGTACCCCCGTTGGACTTCGATCCCGAAACAGGTTGCGGGGAGGCGTATTTCACGTATTCCTACGCCACTCATATCGCCCACGTGATTGTGGACACGCTCACCGGGCTTATCGAGGTAGACAGAATCTGGGCCGCTCATGATGTCGGGAAAGTGATCAATCCGGCGGATCTATACGGGCAGGTTGAGGGAGGGACTGCTCAGGGCATCGGCTGGGCCCTCACCGAGCAGTTCCGGTACGACAGCGGCAGGGCAATCACCAACAACTTGTCAACGTACCTGCTGCCCACTATTCGTGATGTGGCCAGGGTGGAAACCATTCCAGTAGAAGCCTCTGAACCGCTGGGGCCCTGGGGGGCGAAAGGAGTGGGGGAACCGGCCATCATTCCAACCGGCGCGGCAATCGCCAATGCCGTCAGCCACGCACTGGATACGCCCATCAACAGCATTCCGATCACGCCGGAAACAGTACTCCGTATCCTTCAAGATCACGCAGAGAACAACTCCGGAACAAGGAAAACGTGAGGGACGGTCTCGAAGCACCTTCTTGATTTGAACTGATGGCAAAGACAAAAGGAACCAACTCGGAAAAGCGGACCCTATTGACCCATGGCCGGATAATTAATCCGGGCGGGGAGCCGGTTTATATTGATGATGGTCATATCGTAATCACGGGTGACCGTATCGAGTCCGTGAGCAGCCAGGTGCCCACGGAAGACCAAATGGATCTGGTGATCGATCTGAACGGTAAAACAGTGCTCCCGGGCATGATAAACGCCCACACGCATCTGTATTCCGCCCTGGCACTTGGCATACCTCCCCCAAAATCTCGACCGCAGAACTTCGTCGAGCAACTGCAAGCGATCTGGTGGAAACTTGACCGGGCGCTGGACGAGGCATCCACGCTGGCATCGTTCGAAGCCGGCCTGGTTGCCGCCCTCCGAGCCGGCGTCACTACGGTGATCGATCACCATTCCAGTCAGGAATACATATCAGGGTCTCTTGACAAGTTGGTGGAAACAGCCCAACGATTCGGCGTTACGATCTCACCCTCATTTGAGATCACCGACCGCAATGGCCGCAGAAGATTCAACGCCGCGCTGCGCGAGAATCTGGATATGTATGCGAAATACCATGATGTTCCCGGCGTACATCCGATGATCGGCCTCCACGCATCCTTCACGCTTTCCGAAGAATCATTGGTTACGATCCGAAAGGCACTCGAGGAACTGGTTGATTGGGGTATTCATATTCACGTGGCTGAAGACCAGGCCGATCAGGCGGATGCCAGGAGAAAGAGGTATCCTTCCGTGGTACAGCGCTTACGCGCCCATGATCTAGTCAACGAGCGCTGCCTATTCATCCACGGTCTTCACCTGGAACCGGAGGATATCGGGATTCTGAAAGCTGCGGGGGTGGCACTGGTGCACAATCCCACGTCGAATGCCAACAATCGGGTGGGCCTGCTGCCCGCCGAGACGATCCCGGCCCTGAAGGTCGGCCTGGGCACCGACGGCATGCAGGCGGATATGCTCCGGGAAGCGAAGGAGGGGGCTCTCATCCGCAGCTCGCATTTGCCCGGCGGTGCTCCGAATGTGAACTATGCAGCCATGCTGTTTGAGAATAATCCGATCATTGACAGCCGGCTTTTTGGATGCAAATTGGGCCTCATTTCGCCGGGGTACCAAGCCGATCTGACGATTTACGATTACAATCCGGCGACCGAAATGAGCACTTCCAATATCTATAGTCACGTTCTGTTTGGCCTGGAGAAACCGACCGATGTCATAACGCGGGGAGAATTCCGGATTCGGGATAATCGACTAGTTGATATTTCCGAAGAAGAAGTGAAAAAAAGAGCGCGGCTGGAATCGAGCAAGCTCTGGAGAAAAATGGGGGCATTACAATAAGGCAAGGCCTGTGTGTATTATCAACCAGATATTTGAAGCCAAAGGTTAATATTGAGGTTTATAATATCTTGAAGCGACAAGGAGACAACCATGAGGGCCAATCTACAGGGCAGGGACTTACTTACGCTGCTGGATTTTACCAGGGAGGAGTTTGAATACCTGCTGGAAGTGGCCGCCGATCTGAAGCGGCGCCAGGCCATGGGCGAGCTGCAAACCCACATTCTGCCTGCCAAGTCCCTTTATATGATCTTTTACAATCAGTCACTCAGGACACGCAATTCATTCGAGTCGGGGATGACGCAACTGGGTGGTCATGCCCATTACCTGGCCTCGGATAAGATTTATACGCCGGCTGTCGAGGGTGAAGAGGAAGCCTATACCACGGAAAGGGTAGCCGATGTTGCGCGGACTTTGTCACGCTTCGGGCATGGAATCGCCATCCGAATGTATGGTCCGCCAACCGGCTGGAAGTACGGTAAAGCTCATGAATACATGCAGGAATTCGCGCGCTGGGCAGATATTCCCATCATCAACATGGAATGTGACAAGTACCATCCCTGCCAGGCCGGTGCGGATATGCTGACGATCAAGGAGAAGCTCGGCGGATTCAAGGGCCGGAAGTTTGTGATGAGCTGGGCCTATTCGCCGAGTTATGAAAAACCTTTGAGCGTTCCACAGAGCGCTATTATCGCTGCTGCAAAAATGGGCCTGGATGTGGTTCAAGTGCAACCGGAAGGCTTGGAGCTGGATGCCGAAGTAATTGCGGCCTGCACGAAGATGAGCGAACAGAATGGGAGTAAGTTCGAGGTCTTGTATGATATGAAAGAAGCCTTCAAGGATGCCGATGCAGTATATCCGAAGTGTTGGGGAGCAAAGGGGGAATTTGAAAATGTCGCTGCCGGTGATGACACTGGGATGCGAAAGCTGTTTGAGAAAAATAAGCATTGGATCTGTGACCAGGAAATGCTGAACAATGCCAAGGATGAGGTCCTTTATATGCACTGCCTGCCGGCCGATCGCGGGTTCGAGGTAACCAACGAGGTTATCGATGGCCCCAACTCGGTGGTTTTCGATCAGGCGGAGAATCGCCTGCACTTTCAGAAGGCCGTAATGGGCCTCACGATGAGCTAGAATCAGAAAGGGTCCATCCATTATGGATCTAAACGGTAAAGACCTGATCTGCACCCAGGACTGGTCAATGGAAGAGATTGCCGGGGTTCTGGAACTGGCGGAAAGTATGCGGAAACACCGCTATGCCGGGGAATACACCGGCCTGCTCAAGCACCGGACGTTTATGATGTTTTTCTACAATCCGTCTGTCCGCACCCGGCAGTCCTTTGAGGCGGCGGCTACGGAACTGGGAGGGCACGCTCAGTTCCTGGAACCCAAATCCATGCGGCTGAAGACCAGGCAGAGCGCAGGGGAAACGATTGAGGATGTCGCCAGGGTGATAAGCCGGTACGCCGTGGGTCTGGGGATCAGGATTCTGGAAGATCAAGTCTCGGCTTACGGCGATGGGGATAAGCTGCTCAGGGAGTACGCCCGTTACGCCACCATTCCGGTGATCAATATGGCTGACGACCGGTATCATCCCTGCCAGGGACTTGCGGATATCATGGGACTGCGTCAACACCTGGGCAAAGAACTGAGCGGGCAGAAACTGCTGATGGTCTGGGGGCGCGGGGCCCTGGCCCGATCCAGGTGCTCGGTGCAGGAAAACCTGCTCATCAGTTCCCGATTCGGGATGGATATCACGGTGGCTCATCCGGAAGGCTATGATCTGGACCCGGAAGTCATCGCACAGGCCAGGGAGCACTGCGCCGGGAACGGAGCAAAGTTCCAGCTAACCCACGATGTGACGAAGGGTTATCAGGGTGCTAACGTGGTCTGTTCAAGAAACTGGATGAGTCCTCACGCATATGATTCCGGGGAATTTGATCGCGCGGGGGAAGTCGAAAAAGCGCTGCAATATCCAGATTGGATCTGTGATGAAGCAAAGATGAAAATGACGGCTAATGCGTTGTTCCTCCACCCCATGCCGGTAGACCGGGGCAACGAGGCAACCGACGGAGTGGCTTCCGGAAAACGGTCGATCATCTACGACGTGGCGGAAAATCGTCTGCATGTCCAGAAAGCCGTGATGGCCCTGACCATGTCCGACAGGGAAGTGGAGCTGATTCCATGAAAGATAGCCGAAAACTGGTTGTGATAGCTCTGGGGGGTAATGCTATCAAGCCGGCTGATGAGTGGGGTACGGCCGCAGAGCAGTATGAACACGTGTCTGTTACTGCTCATCATCTGGTCAGAATGAACGAACTGGGATATAAACTGATTATTACCCACGGTAACGGTCCGCAGGCGGGAAACCTGCTTATCCAGCAGGAGGAGGGGAGAAAACTGGTTCCACCGCAGCCTCTGGATGTCTGCGGGGCCATGACTCAGGGTCAGATCGGCTATATGTTACAGAACCAGCTGCAGAATGCTTTCAGGGAGAAGGGTAGAGAGATTCCCATTACGACCGTGATTACGCAGGTGCTGGTTCACGAGGATGATCCTGATTTCGACGATCCCAGTAAACCGGTGGGGCCGTTCTACACCGAAGAGGAAGCCCTGCACCTGGCAAAGACGA
This genomic interval carries:
- a CDS encoding amidohydrolase family protein produces the protein MAKTKGTNSEKRTLLTHGRIINPGGEPVYIDDGHIVITGDRIESVSSQVPTEDQMDLVIDLNGKTVLPGMINAHTHLYSALALGIPPPKSRPQNFVEQLQAIWWKLDRALDEASTLASFEAGLVAALRAGVTTVIDHHSSQEYISGSLDKLVETAQRFGVTISPSFEITDRNGRRRFNAALRENLDMYAKYHDVPGVHPMIGLHASFTLSEESLVTIRKALEELVDWGIHIHVAEDQADQADARRKRYPSVVQRLRAHDLVNERCLFIHGLHLEPEDIGILKAAGVALVHNPTSNANNRVGLLPAETIPALKVGLGTDGMQADMLREAKEGALIRSSHLPGGAPNVNYAAMLFENNPIIDSRLFGCKLGLISPGYQADLTIYDYNPATEMSTSNIYSHVLFGLEKPTDVITRGEFRIRDNRLVDISEEEVKKRARLESSKLWRKMGALQ
- a CDS encoding ornithine carbamoyltransferase, giving the protein MRANLQGRDLLTLLDFTREEFEYLLEVAADLKRRQAMGELQTHILPAKSLYMIFYNQSLRTRNSFESGMTQLGGHAHYLASDKIYTPAVEGEEEAYTTERVADVARTLSRFGHGIAIRMYGPPTGWKYGKAHEYMQEFARWADIPIINMECDKYHPCQAGADMLTIKEKLGGFKGRKFVMSWAYSPSYEKPLSVPQSAIIAAAKMGLDVVQVQPEGLELDAEVIAACTKMSEQNGSKFEVLYDMKEAFKDADAVYPKCWGAKGEFENVAAGDDTGMRKLFEKNKHWICDQEMLNNAKDEVLYMHCLPADRGFEVTNEVIDGPNSVVFDQAENRLHFQKAVMGLTMS
- a CDS encoding ornithine carbamoyltransferase, which codes for MDLNGKDLICTQDWSMEEIAGVLELAESMRKHRYAGEYTGLLKHRTFMMFFYNPSVRTRQSFEAAATELGGHAQFLEPKSMRLKTRQSAGETIEDVARVISRYAVGLGIRILEDQVSAYGDGDKLLREYARYATIPVINMADDRYHPCQGLADIMGLRQHLGKELSGQKLLMVWGRGALARSRCSVQENLLISSRFGMDITVAHPEGYDLDPEVIAQAREHCAGNGAKFQLTHDVTKGYQGANVVCSRNWMSPHAYDSGEFDRAGEVEKALQYPDWICDEAKMKMTANALFLHPMPVDRGNEATDGVASGKRSIIYDVAENRLHVQKAVMALTMSDREVELIP